TCCTGCAGGACGAGGCCACGGGCGCGGTGATCTTCACGGACAAGACCAAGGGCATCAGCATCGACAACGTGCGTCCGGCCTGTCCCTACGACATCCCCCGGGTCAACCCCGAAACCAAGGTCATGTACAAGTGCGACATGTGCATCGACCGGGTGCAGGCGGGGCTTCTGCCGGCCTGCGTGCAGACCTGTCCCACGGGGACCATGAACTTCGGGGATCGGGACGAGATGCTGGCTTTGGCTGAAAAGCGGCTGGCCGAGGTGAAAAAGAGGTATCCCCAGGCCGTTCTGGCCGATCCCAAGGACGTGCGGGTGATCTTTTTGTGCCTGTTCCCTGGGGACAACTACTATAAATACGTCACGGCCGAGGCGGGTGCGCCCCGGACCATGACCCGTCAGGCGATGCTGGCCAAGCTGGCCAAGCCCTTCGCCCGTATCCTGTCGTAATCTGGCTCGCCACCCTCGGGCTGGTTACCTGCGGCCGCCGGGAGTATCTTCCGGCGGCCGCTTTTTGTTTCGAACGTAACGTATGAATTAATCTGATAATTGCTTATTTTGGAAGAAATTAGATTAGTATTTTGAGTTGAATTTACGGGGTTTGTACTTGGTCGCCATCGGTTTCTTTAATCCGAGATAGTATTTGTATAAAAAAGCGAAAGAGTACATCTTTCTGCCACCAGCTTTGTATTTTACAGAAATAATTCCGTTTAACGTTAAATCATTTTCGAATTTCTCCACAGTGTAGCCATTATCAGATAAAGTTTTATTGTTTTTGATAATATAATTGGCAAGTTCCTCAAACTCAGTTTGCAAAAGAGTTGTAATCCTAGTGTTTTGTGGTACTTTATCGTTTCTAATTTCATTTATGATGATTTGTAAAGGTTCGTTGCCTTCCTCATTGGCTAAGTCCTTTAGGTGCCGTTCCACAGCATAGCTTCGAGCAGCTGCGCTAAAGTATCTCTGGTTAATTGCGGGAAAATACGAAATATTAAAGTTGTTATCATCTTTGGCGCGGTCCAATGCAAACTTTACAAGATCAAGAAATGGACGCAAGCTAATGGTATTGTCAGCATTTTTTAGATTTACATAGAACCACTCATATGACTCACCCCATTTTCTAGAACCATCCGGATCTGCAAATTCACCAAAAAAAACTTCAACTAAAGCTTTTATGAAGCACGAGTCAGCATTAAATTGATTGTAACTATGTTTTTTTTCAACAACTTTTTTCATTTTATTTATGAAGCTTGTGGTAAATCTGTTATAAGCATGATGATAGTCGCTTATATAGTTAAAAAAAGCATCGCGAGAGTGTGCAATGATTATTTTAAAGAAAAAATCAAAAATTTCATCTACGCTCCATTCAAGATTGATAGACCGATTTTCCAGCTGATATTTGTTGGTAATGTTCCCAAGGCTATTGAATAGATCACGGCGGATAAATAATTTTAACTGAAGACGTTTGAAATTTACAGAAAGACAGTAGTTTATCAATGGTGTTATCGCGCTTGACCAGAGGCGGGGTTTGACAATCTTGTCAAGCTGGTCGAATGCAAGTATAAGATTTGAATCTTGACTGTTCATGTAGTTGTCAAACGACGTCAAGTCATTTTCAATAGAGCAAAATAATTGATCGTCGTAAATGTGTTTTTTAATTAACACGGCAGTCTGTGCATTATTCCCAATAACAAAAGCTGGAATTGATGGAGTGATGCCGAGTTTATTTCTTGGTTGGAATAATATTGCCCAAATATATACGATCCAGAATCGTTTGTAAAAATAATCTTTATCTGGAATGCTGCTTTGATCAAAGTTGTCTATTGAAAAGAAAATATCACTGAGTTTTCCATCGGCTGTCAGCAAAGATGTATACTCAAGTCGCAAATACTTTGTGTTTAATTTTTGTGAGCGGAGCTTAATATTTTTAAAAAATGTATTATTCTGCAAAGCAAGATACAACGCAGTTTTTCCGGTACCCTTTCCGCCTAAAAACATAAATTTATCAGGGAGGAAAATGTCTTCCATTGATTTCCGAATATAAAATTTCTTTGCAAGAAAATCATCAGAAAAACAAATATCTTCCGCATATGGCTCGGGATAATTTTTTGAAAGGTTGTTGAGGATGGCCTCTTTGTTGGGATACTTTGAAAACAATATGTCAGCTGAATTTATAATGCTGTTTTCAGAAAAGTTTTCATCACTATCATTGTTGGCTACGCTGAGATGTTCATCAGGTTCCTCAACTGCTTCCTCGCAATGAGCTGAACGTGATGTTGGAGTTGACGATGTTTTATCTTTTGCCATTTTTAAAAGGTATTCAAAGCAATTCACATAATCTGTAGTTGACTTCTTGACAATGACATCTATAAAATCATTTAAGTCTTCATCGTCTTTGCCAACACATTCTAGTGTGCTGTTATGAGAAAATTGAAATGTTGGTATGGCGGGGATAGAATCAATACTGCTAGGCAAATTCTCATTTAAATAGGAATCAATTTTATTTTTAAAAATTTGTAAATTTTTTGAAAATGATCGTGTGGCGATGGCATTAACAAGAATGACAGAGTCGATTTTGCTACTTTCAATATATGTATCGAGAAAAAAATGTAGTCCGGGTTCATTTTGTACATCAATACCAAAAATTCCTATGGTTGTTGATGAAATATGATTTACTATTGAACCAAATATGTCATTTAATCCAGTCCGCGAGTCAATCAGAATTATGTCGGGATTATATGTATCTTCTATTTCACTAATCATATTATATATGCTATTAATGAATGCCTCTGATCCAATCAGATCTAATCGAGCTAGCCCAATTATAAAATCATCTCTATCATTTTTTTCGTGAATATTTCCAGCAGACATTACATGTATTGAACCAGGTCCAGATATATCTTTTGAAACCTCATATACATATGTTTCATCTAGTGCCGTGCTACTGTCGTATTCTTTATCTTTCAAATACTCTATGACTCCATTGTTGAAATTGCCATTTCTGTAAAGTCCATAGAAATTAGTAATTCCTGGGGCTTCAATATCTAGATCAATTATAAATATTTTTTTTCCATGGTTGTAAGCAGCGTGCGCGCCAAAAAGTGCTAGTGATGTTGTTCTTCCTACACCACCTTTGTAACTATAAAATGATACTATCCATGGTTTAAATTTTTTGGTGGTGCTGCCATTTGATGAAAAAGAAAATAACGATCTGCGAGCGCCGTAGTCGATTCTTGAAGTCCTTTCGAATAGCGATTTATAATAAGCATCATCGTCAAATTGTTCAACTGAGATGCACTCTATGTCAAGACGCATGTTTGTCAATTTTTTAAGATCTTTAACAATTTCGCTGCATTGTTCAGTTTCTTGACAAAGTATGTATATGTTTGCACCCATGTCAAAATTTAATATAGCTCTAAAATCAGTAATTTTAGATTCATCAATATAATTTGAAAGACTATTTGCAATTGTATTGAGTTCTTGTGTTGCTTTTAGCATTATGCGATGGCTCTCTTTTCGATTTCAGTGAATATCAATTTAGAACATTCAAAAAATTTTATATAGCAGTCATGATTGCAGTTGATACTGCAGTCATATCGAATCGTTGAACGCCAGCTTTCGTATAGTTTTTTGACTTCTGGTTCAACGTGTATTTGCGTACTAATCAATGGTGCCTGGATGCTAAAGCGTTTTATAAGTAATTCAAATTTTTTAAACTCATGGTGCTTCAAGTCACGAGCATAAATTATCCCATTCGAATTGAAGTCCTCGACATCACGATTTCGATCATGTCCATTTAGCGTTATAATTCCGTATTTTACCGAGCATTCGATTATGTATCCTGATAGATAATATAAATTTTTAATTAAATCGTTGCGGTGCATGTGCCTTATTTTGATAGCGCTTAATATGTAATCGCATGTATGTAGGTGGCGACGTGCGGCGTTTAAATATTCTTTGAGTAACATTTTGAGTCTCACGTGGACATATAATTGTAATGTAATTTATGAAGTGGTGGGATGTTGCTGTACATAGTTTGAGCGCATCAATTGTTATCGATTTATACTGTTGTTGCAAATCTGAGTGTAGTTACGATGTGAAATTGAGAAGCAAAGTAATAAATTTTTTGATTATGTCACTTAAATATTTTTTTATTTTACCATGTGACAGTATGTCATGTCAATGTTTCATGGTGTTTTGCTCAGTTCATTTTTTTATTTTATATGAACTATTTGCTACTGTCTAGGGTTTGTTACGACTAGATGGATTTCAAATCATTTTCATCTGTTATTCGTGAACTCTGCCTCACCTCCCCTCTCCCCCGGAAAACCTTGACGCGCCGCCCCCGTATGTTACCTTTGTGAAAAATAACGCGACACCGCCCCGCCTGTTCACAAACCGCCTGCAAGGAGCGCGAGGTGAGCCTCAGTCCACGATGTTTGATCGTATGGGTTCTTGTCCTGCTGGCGTTTTCCATCACCTCCTGTGAAAAAGACTCCGCCCGGGATGCGGCGGGTCTCATCACCCCCGGGGTCACCGACAACACCATCCTCGTCGGCTCCTCCCTGCCGCTCTCCGGCCACGCCAGCTACCTGGGCCTGCAAACCCTTTACGGGGCCATGAGCTACATCAATTACGTCAACGCCACGGGCGGCGTCCACGGCCGCACCATCGAGGTCAAGGCCCTAGACGACCAGTACGACCCGGCCAAGTGCGTCACCAACACCCAAAAGCTCATTGTCGAGGACAACGTCTTCGCGCTTTTCTGCTACGTGGGCACGCCCACGACGCTCAAAATCATCCCGCTCATCGATGAGGCCAAGGTACCGCTGGTCGGCATCTTCACCGGGGCCAACGCGCTTCGCGAGCCCTTCAACCGCCATATCATCAACGTCCGCGCCTCCTATTACCAGGAAACCAAGGCCGCCGTGCAGCATCTCGTGGACGACCTGGGCATCAAGCGCATCGCCGTCTTCTACCAGTACGACACCTACGGCTTCGACGGCCTCAAGGGCACGGAGCTGGCGCTCAAGGACTACGGACTGGCCCCCGTGGCCCGGGGCACCTACGCCCGGGGCACCATGGAGGTGGAGGAGGGCTTAAACCGCATCCTGGAGGCCAACCCCGAGGCCGTGGTCATGATCGGCACCTATGGTCCCTGCGCCCGGTTCATCAAGCTGGCCGAGGAGCGGGGGGCCAATCCGGTTTTCTACGCCGTGTCGTTCGTGGGCGCGGACGAGATCGCCCGCATCCTGGGGCCGGAAAACAAGGGCGAGGTGATCATGTCCCAGGTGGTGCCGCCGCCGGATCTGCCCGAGACGCGCACGCTTTTATGGGGCGTGGTGGAATATTCGGACATGTTGAAAAAGTACTATCCCACGGAAATGCCCAACACCGTGGGCCTGGAGGCCTACATCAACGCCAAGGTGCTGGTGGAGGGGCTGCGCCGGGCCGGCCGCGACCTGACCCGCAACCATTTCATCGACGCCATCGAATCCATCCGCGACTATTCCGTGGGCATCGCCAACACCATTTCGTTCAGTCCGGAAAAGCATCAGGGGTTGGAGCGGGTGTATTTCAACAAGCTCGAAAACGGGAAGTTCGCGCTCATCACCGATTGGACCAAGATTCGAATTCATCGACCCGAGGCCAGGGAAGCGCAGCCTGAATCCGTCGAAGGGACGCCGCGTGGTGAAAATGAAGCCGTTCCGGCACGTCAGCCTTAAGATCAAGATCTTTCTGAGCACGCTTGGCGTGGTGCTCCTGATCAGCGTGACCATCGCCATGCTGGCCAGATGGATATTGGTCTCAAGCCTCACCCGCGAGCTGGAGCTGCGCGGCGTGGCCATCGCCCAGAGCATCGCCGAGGGCGGCAGCGGCTATGTCCTGGACCAGGACACCCCCAACCTGGTCAGCCTGATCTTCGACGCGGCCCAGCTCGGCGAACGCAAGATCCTTATCTCCTACATCTACATCGTGGACATGGACGGCAACGTCCTGGCCAACACCTTCATCAAGCCCTTTCCCCGGGATCTCCTGTCCGTCAACATCCTGCCCCCGGACAAGGACCAGGCCGTGACGCTCATCCAGGTGGACGGGGAGCAGGCCTACGACATCGCCGTGCCCATCAAGGAGGGCATCTACACCCTGGGCTCGGTGCATGTGGGCCTGAATAAAAACCACATCGACAATCTGGTGGGCAAGCTGCGCTTCACCTTCCTGGGGTTCATTTCGGCCATCGTGGTCATCATCTTTCTCATCGCCCTGCGCCTGTCCAACTACATCACCCAGCCCGTCACCCGCTTAACGCGCATCTCCGACGAGATCAGCCGGGGCAACCTGGATTTCCCCATGGCCCTGCTCGACGCCCAGGGCCGCGAACCCCGGGACTGCCCGGCCTACAACAACACCGACCTGCCGTGCTGGCATTTCGACCAGAACCTCATGGCCGAATCCGAGGCCACGGCGGAAAACGTGCGCACCTGCAAGGAGTGCGTGTTCTATAAAAAGCGCAAGGGCGACGAGGTGGACCAGTTGGCCGACTCCTTCAACAACATGATCTGGTCCATCAAGCTTTATCGCCGCAGGCTGCGCGAATCCGAGGAAAAATACCGCTCGCTTTTCGACAGCAACCCCGATCCGGTCTTTGTGGTGGATTTGAAAAAGAAGCGCATTCTGGACGCCAACCCCCGGGCCGAGGAGGTCTACGGCTATACCAAGCCCGAGCTTCTGGGCCGCCCCATCGCCGACCTGGAGCCGCCCGACGGCATGACCGGCGTCTGCCGTTTCCTGAACATGCCCCAGGCCGGGGAATGCATCCTCTTTCCCAAAGTGCGGCACATCAAAAAGGGCGGCGTCCCGTTTTTCGTGAACCTGCACGCCTGCCGCACCCATTACCGGGGCAAGGAGGCGGTGATTTTCTCCACCACGGACATCACGGACATGGTGGAAAAGGACGCCCAGCTCATCCAGGCCAGCAAGATGAAGACCCTGGGCGAAATGAGCGCGGGCATCGCCCACGAGCTCAACCAGCCCTTAAACGCCATCAAGATGGGCAGCGATTTTTTAAGCCTCATGGTGGGCCAGAAACGGGACATCCCCAAGGAACACCTGGGCCGGGTGGTGGGGGAGATCAGCGTCCAGGTGGACCGGGCCGCAACCATCATCAACCACCTGCGGGAATTCGGCCGCAAGTCGGACTTGAAAAAAGAAAAGGTGGACATCAACATCCCCATCCGGGGCGTGTTCACCATCATCGGCCAACAACTGGCCCTGCAAAACATCGACGTGACCCTGGATTTGTGCGATTCTCTCCCCCAGATTCACGCCCATTCCAACCGGCTCGAGCAGGTGTTTTTCAATCTGGTGACCAACGCCCGGGACGCCGTGAACATGCGTCAGAATACCGCTGAAAACGGGTCCGGACCCCGGGAGATATCCATTCGTTCCTGGCTTGAGAACGACCGGGTGGCCGTGACCGTCTCCGATACCGGGTGCGGCATTACGCCACAGGATCTCCAGAAGATTTTCGAGCCGTTTTTCACCACAAAAACCATGGGGCACGGCATGGGACTCGGACTGTCCATCTCCTACGGCATCGTCAAGGATTACGGGGGCGATATCGAGGTGGGCAGCGAACCCGGGGAAGGCACCACCTTCAAACTGACGTTTCCCCTGACGGACAACTGAAAAAGAGGATGCACAGATGCGACGGATTTTGGTCATTGACGACGAAAAGCCGACCTTGTCCATGTTTTCGCTCTACCTTGAGGCCTACGGCTTCGAGCCGCTGACGGCCGAGACAGGGGAGCGGGGGCTGGAAATCTTTCGCGAACACCACCCGTCCATCGTGCTGACGGATATCAAAATGCCGGGCATGGGCGGGCTGGCGGTGCTCAAACAGATCAAGGAGGAGAGTCCGGACACCGAGGTCATCGTCATCACCGGCCATGGCGACATCGATCTGGCGCTCAAGGCCTTAAATCTCAACGCCACGGATTTCATCGACAAGCCCATTCGCCAGGAGGCCTTGGAATCGGCCCTGCGCCGGGCCGAGGAGCGGCTGGCGACCCTGCGCAACAAGGATGAGGAGATTGCCGTGCGCGAAGTGGGGGGCGTGGCCGCCATCGACATCCGGGGCAACCTCACCTCGCGTTCCGAACCGTATCTGCTCAAGGCCTACAAGGAGGCCTCCGGTCCCCAGGGGACACGTCCGCTGCTTTTGCATTTCGAACAAAGCGCCTCCATCAACGGGGCCGGGATCGCGGTATTGACCCAGCTTCTCCTGGAGAGCGACAAACTCGGGCAACCCGTGGCCATCTCCGGTCCCTCGGAGAATTTCACCAAGGTTTTTGAGATCGTGGGCATCACCAAGTTTGTGGACATCTTCGAGACCGAGGAGGCGGCCGTGGCCATGCTGCAAGGCAAGGCACGCGGTTTAACGACAGAGGGAGCGCCATGACCGGAGGCTGGAAGTGTTGGACGCGGCGCCCCTGGGCCTTGGCGATCCTGTGGGGCGCGGCGGCCGTCATGTGGGCAGGCGTGGCGGCGGCCGAATTGCCCGGGGTGGGGGACACGTTGCCGACGTTCACCCTGCCGACGCCGGGATCGGCCGAGGACCGGGCCGCGCTCGGGCTGGCGGACAGTCCGACATTCGCACTCGGCGATATGGATGCCCAATGCGTCCTTTTCGAGGTCATCGGCGTGTACTGTGTGGAATGCCACAAGCAGGCCCCGATTTTCAGCAGGCTGCATGCCCGGCTGGCCAAGGATGAGCAATTGGCCGGGCGGGTGAAGATGCTGGCCATGGCCGCCGGGGCCACGGAAAAGGAAGTGGAGTATCTGCGGGCCAAGGGAAATTATCCGTTTGTCGTGGTCAACGATCCGGACTATGTCGCCCATAAAATCCTTGGCGAACCGAAAACTCCCTTCACCATGATCGTGACCCGGGAGGGCAAGGTGGTTTTTGCCCATCTGGGCGTGATCGCGGACACGGCAGCCCTGTTCCGCGAGTTCGAGAAACTGTGTCGATGAGCAAGGAAGCCGATTCCACTTCCACCGTACAGCCGCTTTTCTGCCGGGATCCGGACGCCGATCCGACGGGAACCCTTGCCCGCCGACTGTTTCAACTGCAGACCCTCAACGAGGCCTCCTTTGAATTGAGCCGTCTGGCCTCGGCGGATGAGATCGCGGACTCCTTTTTGTTGACGGCCATGGGCGCGCTTGGCGCGGTGCAGGGTTTCGTTCTGGTCATCAGCGCCGCCGGGAGTCGGCGGGTTCTTTCCGTCCGGGGTTTTCCCGAGGCCGAGACGGAAGGTCTGCGCGGCGATCCTGATCAAATCATGCAGACCTACTGCTCCGCCGTCAAAACGGGACAGCCTGCCCCCCCGTCGCGTCCGCATATTCTTTTCGCCGGAAGAGGCGGCGGCCCGACGCTTTTCCCCTCAGGCACCGCGATGTTGGTCAAGTGGGTCTTGGATGAGGAATGCGGTTTTGTCGGTCTTGGGGCGAAACTCAAGGATACCTACACCGGCGATGATCGCGACTTTCTCATTTCGCTGACGACCACCTTTCAGCATTTTCTGGGAAGGGCGTCGTTTGTCGAGGAAATCCAACGCCTTAACGACGACCTGCAGGCCGGAAATGCGGAATTGCAGGAGTCCCTGGCCGCCTCTCGCCGCCTGGGAACGGAACTCGACCGCCGCGTCTACCACCTGAAGTCCGTCAACGACACGGTCAATGAATTGAGCGGCCTGCTCGATTCCGGCGAGCTCATGCAGCGTTATTTGCTGCTGGCCATGGGGGCGGTGAGCGCTGCCCGGGGATATCTGGCGCTGTTTTCGCCGCCCGGAGATCAACGGCGGCTGGTCTGCCGGGGAATGGAGGAATCGTCCCTGGCCGAGGCCAGCGGGGCACGCATCAGCCGTCTGGTGACCAGGATGCTCTTTTCGGGCGGCCGGGGGGCCGGAAGCGTCGGCCTGCGCCTGGGGTTGGCCGAGGATGCGGACATCCTGTCCCAGGCCGGGCTGCCGACGGACATGCCCGGGGTATGGTTCGTGGTGGACGACACCCGGTTCGGGTTCCTGGGACTGGGGGAGCGTCTGTCGGCCACGGCCTTCGACCCCCTGGAAGGCGACTTTCTTTTGACTGCCACCGGCGCGTTCACCATTTTTTTACGAAATGCCGGGCTCTACGAAGAAAAAAATCGTCTCATCGACACGCTGGCCTCCCAGAACCGGGAGCTTCAGG
Above is a genomic segment from Desulfolutivibrio sulfodismutans DSM 3696 containing:
- a CDS encoding rhodanese-like domain-containing protein encodes the protein MSKEADSTSTVQPLFCRDPDADPTGTLARRLFQLQTLNEASFELSRLASADEIADSFLLTAMGALGAVQGFVLVISAAGSRRVLSVRGFPEAETEGLRGDPDQIMQTYCSAVKTGQPAPPSRPHILFAGRGGGPTLFPSGTAMLVKWVLDEECGFVGLGAKLKDTYTGDDRDFLISLTTTFQHFLGRASFVEEIQRLNDDLQAGNAELQESLAASRRLGTELDRRVYHLKSVNDTVNELSGLLDSGELMQRYLLLAMGAVSAARGYLALFSPPGDQRRLVCRGMEESSLAEASGARISRLVTRMLFSGGRGAGSVGLRLGLAEDADILSQAGLPTDMPGVWFVVDDTRFGFLGLGERLSATAFDPLEGDFLLTATGAFTIFLRNAGLYEEKNRLIDTLASQNRELQETLDCLTRSRQEVDVLKAAKQRITELVRCEMDRVGRVSVMDFVLILCVSLAIGILFNSANPSGVSLWPAGWSRPAIQAVDPSLARSRLEQGGMIIVDARPREFFEQKHIPGAVNLPLSLFDFVYGMEMADLDPAREVVVYGGNISRRYDDDVAALLIERGHEDVKLLSGGLDAWEKRGFPVTP
- a CDS encoding 4Fe-4S dicluster domain-containing protein, translating into MNGKSFFVDLSKCTACRGCQVACKQWKNKPAEKTENTGSHQNPPDLSWMTLKLVRFTEKTIDGKFNWLFFPDQCRHCLDAPCKMVADSEVEGAILQDEATGAVIFTDKTKGISIDNVRPACPYDIPRVNPETKVMYKCDMCIDRVQAGLLPACVQTCPTGTMNFGDRDEMLALAEKRLAEVKKRYPQAVLADPKDVRVIFLCLFPGDNYYKYVTAEAGAPRTMTRQAMLAKLAKPFARILS
- a CDS encoding response regulator; this encodes MRRILVIDDEKPTLSMFSLYLEAYGFEPLTAETGERGLEIFREHHPSIVLTDIKMPGMGGLAVLKQIKEESPDTEVIVITGHGDIDLALKALNLNATDFIDKPIRQEALESALRRAEERLATLRNKDEEIAVREVGGVAAIDIRGNLTSRSEPYLLKAYKEASGPQGTRPLLLHFEQSASINGAGIAVLTQLLLESDKLGQPVAISGPSENFTKVFEIVGITKFVDIFETEEAAVAMLQGKARGLTTEGAP
- a CDS encoding TlpA family protein disulfide reductase, which codes for MTGGWKCWTRRPWALAILWGAAAVMWAGVAAAELPGVGDTLPTFTLPTPGSAEDRAALGLADSPTFALGDMDAQCVLFEVIGVYCVECHKQAPIFSRLHARLAKDEQLAGRVKMLAMAAGATEKEVEYLRAKGNYPFVVVNDPDYVAHKILGEPKTPFTMIVTREGKVVFAHLGVIADTAALFREFEKLCR
- a CDS encoding ParA family protein, which codes for MLKATQELNTIANSLSNYIDESKITDFRAILNFDMGANIYILCQETEQCSEIVKDLKKLTNMRLDIECISVEQFDDDAYYKSLFERTSRIDYGARRSLFSFSSNGSTTKKFKPWIVSFYSYKGGVGRTTSLALFGAHAAYNHGKKIFIIDLDIEAPGITNFYGLYRNGNFNNGVIEYLKDKEYDSSTALDETYVYEVSKDISGPGSIHVMSAGNIHEKNDRDDFIIGLARLDLIGSEAFINSIYNMISEIEDTYNPDIILIDSRTGLNDIFGSIVNHISSTTIGIFGIDVQNEPGLHFFLDTYIESSKIDSVILVNAIATRSFSKNLQIFKNKIDSYLNENLPSSIDSIPAIPTFQFSHNSTLECVGKDDEDLNDFIDVIVKKSTTDYVNCFEYLLKMAKDKTSSTPTSRSAHCEEAVEEPDEHLSVANNDSDENFSENSIINSADILFSKYPNKEAILNNLSKNYPEPYAEDICFSDDFLAKKFYIRKSMEDIFLPDKFMFLGGKGTGKTALYLALQNNTFFKNIKLRSQKLNTKYLRLEYTSLLTADGKLSDIFFSIDNFDQSSIPDKDYFYKRFWIVYIWAILFQPRNKLGITPSIPAFVIGNNAQTAVLIKKHIYDDQLFCSIENDLTSFDNYMNSQDSNLILAFDQLDKIVKPRLWSSAITPLINYCLSVNFKRLQLKLFIRRDLFNSLGNITNKYQLENRSINLEWSVDEIFDFFFKIIIAHSRDAFFNYISDYHHAYNRFTTSFINKMKKVVEKKHSYNQFNADSCFIKALVEVFFGEFADPDGSRKWGESYEWFYVNLKNADNTISLRPFLDLVKFALDRAKDDNNFNISYFPAINQRYFSAAARSYAVERHLKDLANEEGNEPLQIIINEIRNDKVPQNTRITTLLQTEFEELANYIIKNNKTLSDNGYTVEKFENDLTLNGIISVKYKAGGRKMYSFAFLYKYYLGLKKPMATKYKPRKFNSKY
- a CDS encoding ATP-binding protein, which translates into the protein MKPFRHVSLKIKIFLSTLGVVLLISVTIAMLARWILVSSLTRELELRGVAIAQSIAEGGSGYVLDQDTPNLVSLIFDAAQLGERKILISYIYIVDMDGNVLANTFIKPFPRDLLSVNILPPDKDQAVTLIQVDGEQAYDIAVPIKEGIYTLGSVHVGLNKNHIDNLVGKLRFTFLGFISAIVVIIFLIALRLSNYITQPVTRLTRISDEISRGNLDFPMALLDAQGREPRDCPAYNNTDLPCWHFDQNLMAESEATAENVRTCKECVFYKKRKGDEVDQLADSFNNMIWSIKLYRRRLRESEEKYRSLFDSNPDPVFVVDLKKKRILDANPRAEEVYGYTKPELLGRPIADLEPPDGMTGVCRFLNMPQAGECILFPKVRHIKKGGVPFFVNLHACRTHYRGKEAVIFSTTDITDMVEKDAQLIQASKMKTLGEMSAGIAHELNQPLNAIKMGSDFLSLMVGQKRDIPKEHLGRVVGEISVQVDRAATIINHLREFGRKSDLKKEKVDINIPIRGVFTIIGQQLALQNIDVTLDLCDSLPQIHAHSNRLEQVFFNLVTNARDAVNMRQNTAENGSGPREISIRSWLENDRVAVTVSDTGCGITPQDLQKIFEPFFTTKTMGHGMGLGLSISYGIVKDYGGDIEVGSEPGEGTTFKLTFPLTDN
- a CDS encoding ABC transporter substrate-binding protein, translating into MSLSPRCLIVWVLVLLAFSITSCEKDSARDAAGLITPGVTDNTILVGSSLPLSGHASYLGLQTLYGAMSYINYVNATGGVHGRTIEVKALDDQYDPAKCVTNTQKLIVEDNVFALFCYVGTPTTLKIIPLIDEAKVPLVGIFTGANALREPFNRHIINVRASYYQETKAAVQHLVDDLGIKRIAVFYQYDTYGFDGLKGTELALKDYGLAPVARGTYARGTMEVEEGLNRILEANPEAVVMIGTYGPCARFIKLAEERGANPVFYAVSFVGADEIARILGPENKGEVIMSQVVPPPDLPETRTLLWGVVEYSDMLKKYYPTEMPNTVGLEAYINAKVLVEGLRRAGRDLTRNHFIDAIESIRDYSVGIANTISFSPEKHQGLERVYFNKLENGKFALITDWTKIRIHRPEAREAQPESVEGTPRGENEAVPARQP